From a region of the Sinorhizobium sp. B11 genome:
- a CDS encoding 4-hydroxyproline epimerase, whose protein sequence is MRWKRTIQLLDVHAEGEIGKVAIGGVPKIPGETVAAQLHWLNTDPKGQELRRFLCLEPRGAPIGSVNLLLPPKHPDADAAFIILQPDQAHASSGSNSICVTTALLESGIVEMKEPETIVTLETAAGLVKATATCRDGRCEKVKLTMVPSFVHELDVEIDTPHWGTIKADICYGGIFYALVDVGQINSKIEKANAAALVQAGMVLKDLINRQMPVVHPEIPAISGVAYVMFRDIEADGTVRTCTTMWPGRADRSPCGTGNSANLATLYARGKAKVGDTFKSKSIIGSEFEVGLQAVTEVAGKPAVIPTITGRGFTFGLSQVALDPFDPHPLGFALTDVWGPSAGEI, encoded by the coding sequence TTCTGGATGTTCACGCCGAAGGTGAGATCGGCAAGGTCGCAATCGGTGGCGTGCCCAAAATTCCGGGCGAGACGGTCGCCGCCCAGCTTCACTGGCTGAACACCGACCCCAAGGGGCAGGAGCTTCGTCGTTTCCTCTGCCTCGAGCCGCGTGGTGCACCGATCGGGTCGGTCAACCTGTTGCTGCCGCCAAAGCATCCGGACGCGGATGCGGCCTTCATCATCCTACAGCCTGATCAGGCGCATGCGAGCTCCGGCTCGAACTCCATCTGCGTAACGACCGCTCTCCTGGAATCCGGCATCGTCGAGATGAAGGAGCCCGAAACCATCGTCACACTGGAAACTGCAGCCGGTCTCGTCAAGGCGACCGCCACTTGCCGCGACGGTCGCTGCGAGAAGGTGAAACTGACGATGGTGCCGTCCTTCGTCCACGAGCTGGATGTCGAGATCGACACGCCGCACTGGGGAACGATCAAGGCCGACATCTGTTATGGCGGCATCTTCTATGCGCTGGTCGATGTCGGCCAGATCAATTCGAAGATCGAAAAGGCCAATGCCGCAGCACTCGTCCAGGCAGGCATGGTGCTGAAGGACCTCATCAACCGGCAGATGCCCGTCGTCCATCCGGAAATTCCGGCAATCTCGGGCGTCGCCTATGTCATGTTTCGCGATATCGAGGCCGATGGCACGGTGCGCACCTGCACGACCATGTGGCCTGGACGTGCTGACCGTTCGCCCTGCGGCACCGGCAATTCGGCCAATCTGGCAACCCTTTACGCCCGCGGAAAAGCGAAAGTCGGCGACACATTCAAGTCGAAGTCGATCATCGGCTCGGAATTCGAAGTCGGCCTCCAGGCGGTGACGGAGGTCGCCGGCAAGCCTGCCGTCATCCCGACGATCACTGGCCGCGGTTTCACCTTCGGCCTGTCGCAGGTCGCACTCGACCCCTTCGACCCGCATCCTCTCGGCTTTGCGCTGACGGATGTCTGGGGGCCTTCGGCCGGCGAGATCTGA
- a CDS encoding transporter — protein sequence MLKGLDPLLSPDLLATLRGMGHGDEIAIVDGNYPGIEHARRLIRLDGHHLIPVLDAVLSVLPIDDFVAEAIFRSTVKAERDKLDPVHEEMIACCARHEPDREVVPLIGQDFYGRVRAAHAVIQTSEPRLYANIILRKGVIYPTAADEPVKAEVDPFVY from the coding sequence ATGCTGAAAGGGCTTGACCCGCTCTTGAGCCCGGATCTGCTCGCGACATTGCGCGGCATGGGCCATGGCGATGAAATTGCCATCGTCGATGGCAACTATCCGGGTATCGAGCATGCGCGGCGGCTGATCCGGCTCGACGGACATCATCTCATTCCGGTCCTTGATGCCGTTTTGAGCGTGCTGCCAATTGACGACTTCGTGGCAGAAGCAATTTTCCGCTCAACGGTGAAGGCCGAACGCGACAAGCTCGACCCCGTTCATGAGGAAATGATCGCCTGCTGCGCCAGGCATGAGCCGGATCGAGAGGTCGTTCCACTTATCGGCCAGGATTTCTATGGCCGCGTGCGCGCGGCCCATGCGGTCATCCAGACCAGCGAACCGCGGCTCTATGCCAATATCATCCTGCGCAAGGGCGTGATCTATCCCACGGCCGCCGACGAACCCGTCAAGGCCGAAGTCGATCCCTTCGTTTATTGA
- a CDS encoding ROK family protein yields MSSLDGPDSMPAPPPILNPSGGANQIRVRAYNERLVLSLVRLYGALSKADIARRSGLSAQTVSVIMRALEKEGLLSRGEPIRGRVGQPSIPMRLNPDAVYSFGVKIGRRSADLVLMDFVGNIRLQLHRIYAYPLPHEILSFVTKGIRELEGRLDERERSRIAGLGIAAPFELWNWADEVGAPEGAMEVWRDFDLQAEIAEQVAYQVFLQNDATSACGAELVFGIGPSYPDFVYFFIGSFIGGGIVLNSAIFSGKTGTAGAIGPLPVRGKNGETLQLLEIASIFVLENMLRERGIDPQPLWYSADDWVDFGEPMETWIQDTAKALAQAIVAAASIIDFSAAVIDGGFPDWVRRRIVYATIHEAEKLDLQGVVMPDIVEGLVGAQARAIGGASLPIFARYLTDQNVLFKEIDNAERA; encoded by the coding sequence ATGTCGTCCTTGGATGGTCCGGATTCCATGCCGGCCCCACCACCAATTCTAAATCCGTCGGGAGGTGCGAACCAGATCAGGGTGCGCGCCTATAACGAACGGCTCGTGCTGTCGCTGGTGCGCCTATACGGCGCGTTATCGAAGGCCGATATCGCACGCCGCAGCGGGCTTTCGGCCCAAACCGTCTCCGTCATCATGCGCGCACTGGAAAAGGAAGGCCTGCTTTCGCGCGGCGAACCGATCCGCGGTCGCGTCGGCCAGCCATCCATTCCGATGCGGCTTAATCCGGATGCCGTCTATTCCTTCGGCGTGAAGATCGGTCGGCGAAGTGCCGACCTCGTGCTGATGGATTTCGTCGGCAACATCCGGCTGCAATTGCACAGGATCTACGCCTACCCCCTGCCGCACGAAATCCTGTCCTTTGTCACCAAAGGGATCAGGGAGCTGGAAGGGAGGCTCGACGAACGCGAGCGCAGCCGTATAGCCGGGCTCGGCATCGCGGCTCCTTTTGAGCTTTGGAACTGGGCGGACGAAGTGGGTGCGCCCGAGGGTGCCATGGAAGTCTGGCGCGACTTCGACCTGCAGGCAGAGATTGCCGAACAGGTCGCCTATCAGGTCTTCCTGCAGAACGACGCCACCAGCGCCTGCGGTGCGGAACTGGTCTTCGGGATTGGTCCGTCCTATCCGGATTTCGTCTATTTCTTCATCGGTTCCTTCATCGGCGGCGGGATCGTGCTCAATTCGGCGATCTTTTCCGGCAAAACCGGCACAGCAGGCGCCATCGGCCCACTGCCCGTGCGCGGCAAGAATGGCGAAACGCTGCAGCTCCTGGAAATCGCTTCCATCTTCGTACTGGAAAACATGCTGCGCGAGCGCGGCATAGATCCGCAACCGCTCTGGTATTCGGCCGACGACTGGGTGGATTTCGGCGAACCAATGGAAACCTGGATCCAGGATACGGCCAAGGCGTTGGCACAGGCGATCGTGGCAGCCGCCTCCATCATCGACTTCAGCGCCGCCGTCATCGATGGCGGCTTTCCGGACTGGGTGCGCCGGCGCATCGTTTACGCGACGATCCACGAAGCTGAAAAGCTCGACCTGCAGGGCGTCGTCATGCCCGACATCGTGGAGGGCCTGGTCGGCGCGCAGGCACGTGCCATCGGAGGCGCCAGCCTGCCGATCTTTGCGCGCTATCTTACTGACCAGAATGTACTCTTCAAGGAGATCGACAATGCTGAAAGGGCTTGA